TAGTTCCGGATGGCGCGTTCCAGTACAAACGCATTCATGTTCTGCGGAAGACGGTACGTCAGCTTGCGCGTCAACACATTGTTATTTTCTTTTCCTTCAGGCAGTACGTTATTGCCGTCCACAGTGGCTACGATGTCGTAGTCACCGGCTTTCTCAAACGACACGTAGAAGCTGGTGTTCCAGGGGCCGTTATTGCCTTCCTGAATGGTGACGGTTTCGCCGGGTTTGATGCCCGCCGTGTGCTTCTGGCTGACGTATTCCATTTTCCGGCCCTGACCTTCCACCCGAATGTTCAGCGGAATGGGCGTTCCTTCCGGAATGGCGACGCCCCCTTTGTTGGTTACCTCCACAAAGATCCGAGCCGATTCGCGAACGACCGGAGAAACCGGTTCCGTACGGATTTTTGTTATCACCAGATCCGGTTTATCATCCGATGATGGAGCCGCCGACTGGGTCGTGGTCTGGGCCGTCATGGCGATGTGGTCGTGGTGGCCGCTCATCGATTCCTGCGGTTTGGCCGCGGTTTTGCTATTCTGCGCCAACTGCTTGATGAAGGTTTGCATCAGCTTACCGTCGTGGCTGGTCAGGGCGCAGGCAAACGCATCGGGCAACCAACGGTCGTTGATTTCCTGAGCGCTGTTCAGACGGGCCAGAACTGCCGTTTCAGACGCCGAGCTTGAGGGCATTTCCGACAATGCCAGCAGCGTATTCAGCACCACCAATGGTTCTTTGTCGTTCAGGGAATTGGCCTGGAGCAGCGCACTGACCGAAGCTTCGTTGCGCGGCAGAACCTGTACCGCCGTTTTCCGAACGCCCGCGCAGGCATGTTTCAGAGCCGCCGTGGCCGTTTGCAGTGCATTGGCATCTGAACCGTCCAGGGCACCCAAACCGTGCAGGGTCCACAGCGCGTGGATAGCCGCCGGGTTGATTCCGATTTCGTCCAGCGACTGATCTTTCACCAGTTCCAGCAGTTGCGGCACCACATCTTTCTGCCCGCGTTCAACCAGCAGACGTTGCGCCGTTTGCCGCCAGAACATGTTGTTGTTTTTCAAAGCCGCCACCAGCTCCTGCGGGCGGTCTTTGCTCAACGTCAGGGGCGTATAAGCCGGTGCTTTTTTGTAGCCAATCCGGTAGATCCGGCCGTGGGTAAAATCCCGCAAATCCGTCTCATACGCATTTCCCGCTCCGTTTGTAGCGCCTTTCGGCGTCGGGTTGTGCTGAATGATGAAGCTATACCAGTCAACAACCCAAACCGCTCCGTCCGGCCCAACTTCGGCAAAAACCGGTGCCACCCATTCGTCGGCCCCCGCCAGCAGGTTGAAGCCTAGCCCTTCCGAATCCTCGAAGTCGGTGCCGTTTTTCACCATGATGTTCTGGTGAACGATGTGGCCCGTCGGTTCTGAAACGAAGGCAACTTTATTCCAGTACGCTTTCGGGAACGCGCGGGCGGTGTAGAAGTTATGCCCGGCGGCCGCCGTAAAGCCCCCAAACACATCGACCTGCCGCACCTTTTCGGTAATCGGTTTCATGTCTTTGTGCGTATCCGTGCTGCGGCTTCCGCTGCCAAACCCACCCGGAAAATACCGGTGCGGAATGGCCTGGTACCAGCCATGCGAGTTGTTGGCCGTGGAGCCAAACACATCGCCGGTTTCGTTGAAGGCAAAGCCCCAGGTGTTGTTCGAGGTGCTGGTTACAAACTCCAGCTTCGAGCCGTCGGGCTTGAACCGAAAGAAGCCCTGGCTGAATTTCAGGCTGTCTTCACCGACTTTACCTATGAACCCGGAATACCCCACGCAGCCCCAGATCCAGTTATCGAAACCAACGTGCAGGTTCGACGGACCGGCGTGCGTATCGCCCGTTCCGAAACCGGTGAACAAAATCTTTTTCTCATCCGCCTTGTCGTCGCCGTTCGTGTCTTTCAGGAACAGCATGTGTGGAGCCTGCGAGACGATGACGCCACCGTTGTAGAAAGCCAAACCCGTTGGGATGCTGAGTCCTTCGGCGAATTTGGTGAATTTATCCGCCTTGCCGTCTTTGTTTGTATCCTCGCAGATGACGATGTAATCGGTACCGCCCGTGTCCTTGCGTTCGTTGGGGTAATCCTTGGTGATCAGAACAAAAAGCCGACCGCGTTCGTCCCAGGCCATCGCAATCGGGTGCATGACATCGGGTTCGTGCGCAAACTGCTCGAGCGTAAAGTCCACCGGCACCTGAATGTGCTTCATCGACTCCTCGGGCGAAAGCGGCAATTGACGCATCTGCGGCCCGGAGCGTTTTTCGTAGTTTGGCAGATTAGCTTCTACGTACTGAAACGTCTGGGGTTTCAGGTCGTCGTGCAGTTTCTTAACCTTGTCGCCAACGGCCCACAGAATGCCCTGTTCGAGCAGATCCTGAAAACCCTGCGTCGTCCAGGTCCGCTGATCGTGGCCGTAAGCCGTGTAAAATACGCGGCCATTTCCGTAAGTACGGGTCCAGGTATACGGTTCGGTTTTCTCACCGGGTTTGTCGTTGGCCTGATCGGCTTTGATGTCGCGCACCGCCAAGACGTTGTTGTCGGGCTGGAGTTGGCTGTGCAGGTACGTTTCGTCGTACGCTTTGAACGGCTTCAGGCCCATAATAGCCGGGTGACCCGGTTGCACGGTCACCGTTTGGATGGTATCCATCCGGTGGCGCCAGAACTGACCGCCCACCATCTTGACATAGTCCGGCGAGTTGCGGAAGCAGTACGAAGCGCAGTGAACCGGAATCAGACCCTTGCCACTGGCTACAAAATCGAGCAGCGCTTTCTCCTGCGGTTTGGGGATGCTGTCCCAGTTGGCGTAAATCAGCAATCCATCGTATTTCGAGAGGTTGTCGGCGTTGATGTCCTCCAACCGATCGGTATACGTAAAATTGATGCCTTTGTCGCCCAGCGCAGCCATCAGCTCCGGCACGCGCTCGGAGGGTCGGTGATGGCCGTTATCGCCCAGAAACAGAATCTCTGTCCGACGCGGTTTGTTGTCGTTCGTGGCCGACACACTGGCTCGTCCACCCATATCGCGCGGATTGCTGGCCGGTTGCCGACGGGCGCAGTCGGTCAGCAAAACCAGCAGTCCCAGGGTCAGGAACAGGTTATAGTTTTTCATATTGGGTAGTTTAACGGAATGGTTATTGGCAAAACACCGGATGAGAACGCCAGCGGGTCAGTTGCCATCGCGTCTTGATCCGGTGTTTCTGAGTGACTCTTATAAGCTGCCGTAATCGGGCAGGTTCTTTAGCTTTCCGCCGTCCATCGCCGAGTCATGCGCCAGAATTCCGACGCTCGTCCAGTTGGCCGACTGCACGGCATTGGGGAACGGCTCGCGGTCTTCAACAATGGCCGACACGAATTCGTGTACCATGTGCGGGTGGGAACCGCCGTGGCCGCTGCCCTGCGTAAACGACAGGTGTGTGTTTTCGGCCAGGTCATAAACTCCCTGCGTCGTAAACGGCTGAATCTCTTCGGGCAGGTAGTGGGCGTAATCCGGCACTTTCACGCGCTCCGGAATCTCATGCTCGGGCTTTTTAGCCGTGTGGATCACCGGATCTTCTCCTTCGATCAGCGGCCACTCGAACGATTTCTGCGAACCGTACACTTCGAAGCTTTCGCGGTACTGGCGGGCCGTATCAAACAGCGAGCGGTAGACATAGGCCGACAAATCGCTGTTCTTGAACTTGATGTGTGCCGACTCGATGGCGAACGGCGAATTGTAATGCGGAATCAGCTCTTCCCGGATCGTTCCCGAACCAAAGCACGAAACGTACTCCGCTTCCAGTTTCAGCAGGCCGGATACCGGACCCACGCAGTGCGTTGCGTAGTGCATCGGCGGCAGACCGGGCCAGTAGCCGGGCCATCCGTCCATGTCCTGTTGGTGGCTAGCCTTCAGGAACTGAATTTTACCGAGTTCCCCTTTTTCGTACAACTCCTTAACAAACAGAAACTCCCGGCTATAAACCACCGTCTCCATCATCATGTACTTTTTGCCGCTTTCCTTACAGGCCTTGACAATTTCCATGCATTCCTCCACCGTGGTCGCCATCGGAACCGTGCAGGCCACGTGCTTGCCCGCCCGCAGGGCCTTCAGCGATTGCTCGGCGTGGTTGTGAATGGGCGAATTGATGTGCACCGCGTCAACCTCGGGATCGGCCAGCAGGTCGTCGATGTTGCTGTACCGCTTCTCGATTCCGAACGCATCGCCGATTTCGTTGAGCTTATCGGTGTTACGCTGGCAGATGGCATACATGTTTGTATGCGGGTGGCGCTGGTAGATGGGGATGAACTCGGCTCCGAAGCCCAGTCCAACAATAGCAATATTGATTTTCATACGCATCGGACGAAGCTTGCCCTCGTCTCTTCTTTGAATTTAGAACGACCGGTCGCGGGTGAGGACGGTCACGGGTTTATAAATGGATTGATTAATACGACACATTTGGCGGCCGAAACCCGAGCAATGCTCTTATTCACTCCGGCTAATTCCTATTTATTCTCAAACAATTACCACAAATGTAACGAAGAAATAGCGAATCGTCTCGGCTTTTCTTGTCAAAAACCGATTGTATTTTAACCAAGAACTTTGATAAATTTGGCAAAAACAGCAAAAGAAAGCAAAACATGCGGAACGCGCTGCGTAAAGACCTGGAACCCGTCGCTTCTTCGTTTATTGTTAAAGAACTGGTGGAACCCCACTTCGATCAGAACTGGCACTTCCATTCGCACTACCAGTTATTTCTGGTGGAAGAAGGCACCGGGACCCGCTTTATCGGCGACTCGATCAAACCGTTTGCCGAGGGTGATCTGGTTTTTCTGGGCCCCAACCTCCCCCACCTCTGGCGCAGCGATCAGGCTTTTTTTCAGCGCGATTCCGGCCTGGTTACCCGCGGCATTGTCGTGTATTTCTCGGCCGACTTTCTGGGGGATCATTTTTTCGACAAGCCGGAAATGAACCTGATTCAGCAATTGCTCCTGCACGCCCGGCGCGGACTCGAGTGGACCGGCGCCACGCGTCTGATGGTTCAGCAGGCCCTCAAAGACCTGGTTGCTCAACCCGTTAGTTTCAACCGCGTGCTGACGTTTCTGCAACTGCTCGACGAGCTTTCACACGTTACGGACTACCGCTTCATCACCAGCCTGGGTTACACCAATACCGTCAAGCCGTCGGAAACCGACCGGATGCAGCAGGTTCATAATTACGTGCTGGGGCATTTCCACGATGACATCAGCTTGGATACCGTGGCCGACCTGGCCGGCATGACGCCCCCGGCTTTTTGCCGGTATTTTAAAACCCGGGCCAACAAAACCTTTTCCGAATTTGTGTCCGAAATCCGCATCGGTCATTCCTGTAAACTGCTGATGGAGGGCAAGCTGAGCGTTACGCAGGTTAGCTACGAAAGTGGTTACCGGACGCTTTCCAACTTCAACCGGCAGTTTAAAACCATTACGGGCCAGACACCATCAGAATACGTCCGCACCGTCCGGGCGGTGTAATGGACGACTGCGGTCTTTTGCTATCTTTGCGTTTATGCAAGGTACCATCCTTATTATTGACGACGAAGACCGGCTTCGCCAGCTTCTGGCCCGGCTTCTCAGTCTGGAAGGCTACCAGGTTCTGGAAGCCAACAACGCCCGCAACGGTCTTCGGGTACTCGAACAAGAAGAGATTCATCTGGTCATCAGCGACGTCAAACTACCGGATAAAAACGGCATCGAACTCTCCGCTCAGATCAAACAGCTTTATCCGTCTACCGAAATCATTGTGCTGACGGCATTCGGCACCATCGCCGACGGGGTTACGGCCATCAAGAACGGCGCCTTTGACTACATTACGAAGGGCGACGACAACGACCGCATCATCCCGCTCGTCAGCCGGGCCATCGAGAAAGCCCAATTGCAGTTTCGCATCCGGCAACTGGAAGAGAAAGTCAGCAAACGCTACGGATTTGAAAGCATCATTGGCGAATCGAAAACCATCCGGCAAGCCGTTGACCTGGCCCGAAAAGTGGCCGTTACCGACACTACAGTTCTGCTGACGGGCGAAACGGGCACGGGCAAGGAAGTTTTTGCGCAGGCCATTCACCAGGCCAGCGCCCGGCGATCGGGCGCTTTTGTGGCGGTCAATTGCAGTGCCTTAGGCAAGGAAATTCTGGAGAGTGAGTTGTTTGGCCACCGGGCGGGGGCCTTCACCGGGGCATCCCGCGACAAGAAAGGGCTTTTTGAAGAGGCCCACAAAGGCACCATTTTTCTGGACGAAATTGGTGAGATGGCGCTCGATCTTCAGGCCAAACTGCTGCGGGTGCTGGAAACGCACGAATTCATGCGCGTGGGCGATACCAAACCGACCCGGGTGGATGTGCGCGTCGTAGCGGCTACCAACCGGGATCTGGAGCAGGAAGCCACTGCCGGGCATTTCCGACTGGATTTGTTCTACCGGCTTTCGGTGTTTCGCATTGAGCTGCCCTCCCTGCGCGATCGGCGCGACGACATTCCGGCTCTCGCCGAGCAGTTTGCCCGCCAAAGTGCACTGAAAATTGGCAAGCGCGACGTCAAATTAAGCCCGGAGTTTGAGCAGAAACTTCGTCAGCACGACTGGAAAGGAAATATTCGGGAGTTGAAAAACGTGATTGAACGAGCCGTTATTCTGGCCGATGGACCGGAGTTAACCCCGGATTTGTTGCCTTATGACCTTTTGTACGCCGGAAAATCGGTTTCAAACGGGCCGGTTTACGATCTGGCGCAGGTTGAAGAAAACCACATCCGCTACATTCTTCACCACACCAACGGCAACAAAACCGAAGCCGCCCGGCTCCTCAACATCGGCCTGACGACCCTCTACCGAAAAATCACGGAATACCAGATAAATTAAAAGGTAAGAGTTAAGAATTAAAAGTTGGCTGACGCGCGTCCACCTTTACTTTTCACTCTTAACTCTTAATTTTTAACTTTTCACTCTTAATAAGCGGTTTCAGTCACCGTACTGGTGGACGATATGAACGCCAGCAGATCTTCGTTCAGTTGATCCTTCTGGGTAAAGAACAAGCCGTGGGGCTCTCCTTCGTACACCAGCAGTTGCGACTGCGGGATCAGGGCGTGGGTTTTCTGACCCGATGCCTCAAACGGCACGGTCGCGTCCGAATCACCGTGAATGATCAGCGTTGGAACGTTAATGGCGGCTACATCCGAACGGAAATCGGTGCCGGAAAAAGCCTTGGCACATTCGATGGTGGCTCTGGGTGAACCCAGCAGGGCCAGCATCTGATCCCGTCTCAGGTGCGAATCGCTCACCGGATGGCTCAGCAGATTGACACCATAAAATTGTTTGCCGAATGTCGCCAGGAAATCGGCGCGGTCGGCCTGTATTTTTTCCAGCATGTCGTCAAAAACCGATGGGTCTACGCCATCCTGGTTATCGTCGGTTTTCAGCATGAACGGTGTTACCGCGCTGACCAGAACAATTTTCGCGATGCGGTCTGAACCGTAGCGGCTCAAATACCGCACCACTTCACCGCCCCCCATTGAAAAGCCAACCAGGGTTACATTGTTCAGATCCAGTTCGTCCAGAACGGCTTTCAAATCGGCAGCCAGTGTATCGTAATCATAGCCGTCCCACGGTTTTGATGATTTACCAAAGCCCCGGCGGTCGTAGGCGATGCAACGCAAACCGTGTTTGGGAAGTTCGGTCAGTTGATATTCCCACATTTCGTGACTCAGGGGCCAACCGTGAATCAATACCACGGGATTGCCCGTTCCCCAATCCTGATAGAACAGATTGACCGGCTCACCATTCGCAGCGGTCCCAGCTTGAATGTAACTCATAACGTTGATTGATTAAAGTGATCACCATACTAACGGTTCTGCTGCTCTATTGGATTTTAACTTTCTCAAAAACCAATTAAATAATCGACAAACGTTTGCGTATCAACACATTGTCTTACATTGATTTACCTCCCAATAAAATATTATCTGGAAGGCATCGCCTACTCCTTGCCACCCCAGCATCATTATTGAATGGCACAGCTGCATCGGAGGTGTCCGCAGACCTTCTGATAGAATTGACGTTCATAGGTGCCTGAAACGTTGTGAAACACCGCAGGCCGTTAATTAAACAGACCCAACTGCCGTTTGCGCAGAAAACGGGTCGTATCCAACTGGGGGAATCCGTTTTTCGGCATGTATTTGTTGAGGGCAATCTGGTGAAATTGGCGAATCTGTTCGGCAAACTTGCCTTCGCCCGCCATACGGGTACCAAATCGGGAATCGCTCAACTGTCCGCCGTGGCATTCCCGAATCTGATTCAGGACTTTGTTGGCCCGGTCGGGGTAGTTTTTCTGTATCCAGTCTTCAAACAACGGGCCGATGGCGCCATTCAGCCGGACAATCGTGTACCCCGCCCAGGTCGCGCCGTGCTGGGCCGCCAGTTCGATGATCCGGGGAATATCCTTCTCGTTCAGGCTGGGAATGATCGGTGCCGTCATCACCCCCACCGGAACGCCGATGACCGATAGTTCTTGGATGATTTGCAGCCGACGCGGGACCGTCAATGTGCGCGGTTCCATCTTTTGGCGCAGTTCCTCGTCCAGGGTCGTAATGGTAATCAGCACCACTACGAGCTGCTGGGCCGCCAGTTGCTGCAACAGGTCTTTATCGCGCAGGATCAACGCATTCTTGGTAATGATACTGACCGGATTGCGGTACAGCAGACACAACTCCAGAATACGGCGGGTCAGCTGAAACCGGCGTTCAGCGGGTTGGTAGCAATCGGTATTTCCCGATAAGTGAAGGACCTCTGGCTGGTAGTTTTTGGCCAAGAATTCTTTCTCCAGCAATTCCGGCGCGTTCTTTTTGACCATGATCTTGCTCTCAAAATCCAGCCCTGCCGAGAAACCCCAGTATTCATGCGTGTTGCGGGCGTAACAATAAATACACCCGTGCTCACAACCCAGATACGGATTGACGGAAGCACTAAAGCCGACATCCGGACTGGTGGGCCGACTGATAATCTGTTTCGGATTATCCTCGTAAAACCGCGTCTGTACAGTTGGTTCCGGGAAATCCGCATCCGGAACATTCTGTTCATCATCCGGTTCTACCTGAAGCTTCTGAAAGCGGTTATGAGCGTTGAACTGTGCTCCACGTCCTTTAAGGAAATCGTTTTTCATGGTGCTATATTTCAAAAATGGACGTCCAATAATACAAGTAAAATATATAAAGCACAAATAGAACCAAAGCCAGTCCTCCTTTTGGTAGCAGAACGAGCGGGTAAGCTGTTAATTTTTCTTAAAGAACCGCCGATTATTGCCAACCCATTTGTTTATCGCGAACTTGCCACTTACTATGAGACTCCTGTTTTTTTTTCTTTTTTTTGCCTCTGCTGCCTATTGCCAAAGCCCGAAGTACATCATCGGTAAAGTACTGGATCAGGAAACGGGTCAGGGAGTGAATAACGCCAGCGTCATCAACAAACGCTCGCTGGCGGTGGGGCGTACTAATCAAACCGGCAACTACTATTTGCAGATTAAACCCGGCGATTCGGTGGTGGTAACCAGCCCCACGCATGGTCGGAAAGCCTTTCGCTGGGATGGAAGTACGCAGCAGCCGGTGTTGCGGATGAAGCGCGAACTAGCGGATAACGTCATCAATCTGGCGGAGGTGACGGTTCGGGGCAAGCAGGAAGCAGAACTCAAACGCGAACTCGAACAACTTCTGAGCGAACCGGAAGCCAAGCGGGGGGTAACGGCGGAACAGGTACTGGATCGGGCGGCTTCGGGATCGGTGATTACCCTGCTCTACGAAGCCTTCAGCCGACGGGCCAAGGCCGACCGTAAAGCGCTCGTGCTGATGCAGGAAGACCGGCGGCACAAGCTGGCCGTTTACCGTTTTGAACTGGTGGCAAGCCGGGCAACCGACCTGACCGGCAA
This Larkinella insperata DNA region includes the following protein-coding sequences:
- a CDS encoding PVC-type heme-binding CxxCH protein; translated protein: MKNYNLFLTLGLLVLLTDCARRQPASNPRDMGGRASVSATNDNKPRRTEILFLGDNGHHRPSERVPELMAALGDKGINFTYTDRLEDINADNLSKYDGLLIYANWDSIPKPQEKALLDFVASGKGLIPVHCASYCFRNSPDYVKMVGGQFWRHRMDTIQTVTVQPGHPAIMGLKPFKAYDETYLHSQLQPDNNVLAVRDIKADQANDKPGEKTEPYTWTRTYGNGRVFYTAYGHDQRTWTTQGFQDLLEQGILWAVGDKVKKLHDDLKPQTFQYVEANLPNYEKRSGPQMRQLPLSPEESMKHIQVPVDFTLEQFAHEPDVMHPIAMAWDERGRLFVLITKDYPNERKDTGGTDYIVICEDTNKDGKADKFTKFAEGLSIPTGLAFYNGGVIVSQAPHMLFLKDTNGDDKADEKKILFTGFGTGDTHAGPSNLHVGFDNWIWGCVGYSGFIGKVGEDSLKFSQGFFRFKPDGSKLEFVTSTSNNTWGFAFNETGDVFGSTANNSHGWYQAIPHRYFPGGFGSGSRSTDTHKDMKPITEKVRQVDVFGGFTAAAGHNFYTARAFPKAYWNKVAFVSEPTGHIVHQNIMVKNGTDFEDSEGLGFNLLAGADEWVAPVFAEVGPDGAVWVVDWYSFIIQHNPTPKGATNGAGNAYETDLRDFTHGRIYRIGYKKAPAYTPLTLSKDRPQELVAALKNNNMFWRQTAQRLLVERGQKDVVPQLLELVKDQSLDEIGINPAAIHALWTLHGLGALDGSDANALQTATAALKHACAGVRKTAVQVLPRNEASVSALLQANSLNDKEPLVVLNTLLALSEMPSSSASETAVLARLNSAQEINDRWLPDAFACALTSHDGKLMQTFIKQLAQNSKTAAKPQESMSGHHDHIAMTAQTTTQSAAPSSDDKPDLVITKIRTEPVSPVVRESARIFVEVTNKGGVAIPEGTPIPLNIRVEGQGRKMEYVSQKHTAGIKPGETVTIQEGNNGPWNTSFYVSFEKAGDYDIVATVDGNNVLPEGKENNNVLTRKLTYRLPQNMNAFVLERAIRNYTAAAPAESVVELLRVSQQLDPAGSAAILKGVSDGWAPRRKATLKEADKIFVASLVNTIPSESRDRMGRVLQAWGLSTEQAADPNVEVVRLKPIKEALQFDKKEFTVTAGKSVEIIFENIDAMQHNVVIGKPKSLEVIGTAADKLITAKDGAEKNYVPSIPQVVAASPLVNPEQTYRLKFTAPAQPGDYPFVCTFPGHWRIMNGIMKVKAASTAEKAAK
- a CDS encoding alpha/beta fold hydrolase is translated as MSYIQAGTAANGEPVNLFYQDWGTGNPVVLIHGWPLSHEMWEYQLTELPKHGLRCIAYDRRGFGKSSKPWDGYDYDTLAADLKAVLDELDLNNVTLVGFSMGGGEVVRYLSRYGSDRIAKIVLVSAVTPFMLKTDDNQDGVDPSVFDDMLEKIQADRADFLATFGKQFYGVNLLSHPVSDSHLRRDQMLALLGSPRATIECAKAFSGTDFRSDVAAINVPTLIIHGDSDATVPFEASGQKTHALIPQSQLLVYEGEPHGLFFTQKDQLNEDLLAFISSTSTVTETAY
- a CDS encoding Gfo/Idh/MocA family protein — protein: MKINIAIVGLGFGAEFIPIYQRHPHTNMYAICQRNTDKLNEIGDAFGIEKRYSNIDDLLADPEVDAVHINSPIHNHAEQSLKALRAGKHVACTVPMATTVEECMEIVKACKESGKKYMMMETVVYSREFLFVKELYEKGELGKIQFLKASHQQDMDGWPGYWPGLPPMHYATHCVGPVSGLLKLEAEYVSCFGSGTIREELIPHYNSPFAIESAHIKFKNSDLSAYVYRSLFDTARQYRESFEVYGSQKSFEWPLIEGEDPVIHTAKKPEHEIPERVKVPDYAHYLPEEIQPFTTQGVYDLAENTHLSFTQGSGHGGSHPHMVHEFVSAIVEDREPFPNAVQSANWTSVGILAHDSAMDGGKLKNLPDYGSL
- a CDS encoding sigma-54-dependent transcriptional regulator yields the protein MQGTILIIDDEDRLRQLLARLLSLEGYQVLEANNARNGLRVLEQEEIHLVISDVKLPDKNGIELSAQIKQLYPSTEIIVLTAFGTIADGVTAIKNGAFDYITKGDDNDRIIPLVSRAIEKAQLQFRIRQLEEKVSKRYGFESIIGESKTIRQAVDLARKVAVTDTTVLLTGETGTGKEVFAQAIHQASARRSGAFVAVNCSALGKEILESELFGHRAGAFTGASRDKKGLFEEAHKGTIFLDEIGEMALDLQAKLLRVLETHEFMRVGDTKPTRVDVRVVAATNRDLEQEATAGHFRLDLFYRLSVFRIELPSLRDRRDDIPALAEQFARQSALKIGKRDVKLSPEFEQKLRQHDWKGNIRELKNVIERAVILADGPELTPDLLPYDLLYAGKSVSNGPVYDLAQVEENHIRYILHHTNGNKTEAARLLNIGLTTLYRKITEYQIN
- a CDS encoding AraC family transcriptional regulator, yielding MRNALRKDLEPVASSFIVKELVEPHFDQNWHFHSHYQLFLVEEGTGTRFIGDSIKPFAEGDLVFLGPNLPHLWRSDQAFFQRDSGLVTRGIVVYFSADFLGDHFFDKPEMNLIQQLLLHARRGLEWTGATRLMVQQALKDLVAQPVSFNRVLTFLQLLDELSHVTDYRFITSLGYTNTVKPSETDRMQQVHNYVLGHFHDDISLDTVADLAGMTPPAFCRYFKTRANKTFSEFVSEIRIGHSCKLLMEGKLSVTQVSYESGYRTLSNFNRQFKTITGQTPSEYVRTVRAV
- a CDS encoding PA0069 family radical SAM protein, which gives rise to MKNDFLKGRGAQFNAHNRFQKLQVEPDDEQNVPDADFPEPTVQTRFYEDNPKQIISRPTSPDVGFSASVNPYLGCEHGCIYCYARNTHEYWGFSAGLDFESKIMVKKNAPELLEKEFLAKNYQPEVLHLSGNTDCYQPAERRFQLTRRILELCLLYRNPVSIITKNALILRDKDLLQQLAAQQLVVVLITITTLDEELRQKMEPRTLTVPRRLQIIQELSVIGVPVGVMTAPIIPSLNEKDIPRIIELAAQHGATWAGYTIVRLNGAIGPLFEDWIQKNYPDRANKVLNQIRECHGGQLSDSRFGTRMAGEGKFAEQIRQFHQIALNKYMPKNGFPQLDTTRFLRKRQLGLFN